Proteins found in one Acipenser ruthenus chromosome 18, fAciRut3.2 maternal haplotype, whole genome shotgun sequence genomic segment:
- the LOC117964515 gene encoding protein snail homolog Sna-like → MPRSFLVKKCFTSKKPNYSELESQTESYPGGEISAVTACYPSALVWGVGLLLTPETSPLPEGPGPMDLSSLSSSEEEDEGRSSDPPSPTPAERFPCTCCSKSYSSPAGLSRHQLSHCQSGERVANPRAFRCKHCPKEYSSLGALKMHIRSHTLPCVCPTCGKAFSRPWLLQGHIRTHTGERPFSCTHCSRAFADRSNLRAHLQTHAEVKKYQCTTCSRTFSRMSLLHKHSEAGCCVSS, encoded by the exons atgcctCGGTCTTTCCTCGTCAAGAAATGCTTTACCAGCAAAAAGCCGAACTACAGCGAGCTGGAAAGCCAGACAG AGAGTTACCCAGGAGGCGAAATTAGTGCTGTCACTGCCTGCTACCCTTCAGccctggtgtggggtgtggggcTCCTCCTCACCCCCGAGACGAGCCCCTTACCGGAGGGTCCCGGACCCATGGACTTGAGCTCTCTGTCCAGCAgcgaggaggaggatgaggggcGCTCCTCGGACCCCCCAAGCCCCACCCCTGCCGAGCGCTTCCCATGCACATGCTGCAGCAAGTCCTACAGTAGCCCCGCAGGGCTGTCCCGTCACCAGCTGTCCCACTGCCAGAGCGGGGAGAGGGTAGCCAACCCCCGTGCCTTCCGCTGCAAGCACTGCCCCAAGGAGTACAGCAGCCTGGGCGCCCTAAAGATGCACATCCGCTCCCACACCCTGCCCTGCGTCTGCCCCACCTGCGGGAAGGCCTTCTCCCGACCCTGGCTGCTGCAGGGACACATCCGCACGCACACCG GCGAGAGACCGTTTTCCTGCACTCACTGCAGCCGTGCCTTTGCTGATCGCTCCAACCTGCGCGCCCACCTGCAGACCCACGCCGAGGTGAAGAAGTACCAGTGCACCACCTGCTCTCGAACCTTCAGCCGCATGTCCCTCCTGCACAAGCACAGCGAGGCTGGCTGCTGTGTGTCCTCGTGA
- the LOC117422342 gene encoding adenosine receptor A2a-like, translated as MIVFIVAIILGNVVSLLVFLGSKRFRTPQGYLKASLALADLAVGVLVVPYSAYREIATLLQEKDCNEALSTAVWGFHPCHVIGPVFAGCTFVSITTIFLLCIERSITVLKPLHKNLLVTKKRTIALIAFSWLLCCFLAVVPLLFSQNILLHYSPCSRMCNYVFSTGESARTSTGWNVILLFPTFDFSLLGGTFVINLITFAAIRQFSKARKQLAQPKVQSISNRPSFSDIKAAKTIAILTVSFSACFGPIAVFVVGSVLGYQWCEFSFYAFWILTSNSCWNVIIYSAMDRKFRRRTRELFFGKVLKRKRRCPGSNAGTAGRCGALLKEILHHECA; from the coding sequence ATGATAGTCTTCATCGTTGCTATCATATTGGGGAACGTGGTGAGTCTTCTGGTGTTTCTTGGGTCAAAGCGATTCAGAACCCCACAAGGGTATTTAAAAGCTTCTCTGGCGTTGGCTGATCTAGCGGTTGGTGTCTTGGTAGTCCCTTACTCTGCCTACAGGGAAATAGCCACATTGCTTCAAGAAAAAGACTGCAACGAGGCCCTGTCAACAGCGGTCTGGGGGTTCCACCCCTGTCACGTCATAGGTCCTGTTTTCGCGGGCTGCACGTTCGTTTCCATCACCACCATTTTCCTTTTGTGCATTGAAAGGAGTATCACGGTGCTGAAGCCGTTGCACAAAAATCTCTTAGTCACAAAAAAGAGGACGATCGCCCTGATCGCGTTTTCCTGGTTGCTGTGCTGCTTTCTAGCCGTGGTGCCATTGCTGTTCAGCCAGAATATCCTTTTGCACTACAGCCCCTGCAGTAGGATGTGCAATTACGTGTTCTCCACCGGGGAGTCAGCGCGCACCAGCACTGGGTGGAATGTCATACTGCTGTTCCCAACCTTTGATTTCTCCCTCCTGGGAGGCACCTTTGTCATTAACTTGATAACGTTTGCTGCCATACGCCAATTCAGCAAGGCCAGGAAACAGTTGGCTCAGCCTAAGGTCCAAAGCATCTCAAACAGACCCTCGTTTTCAGACATAAAAGCAGCGAAGACTATCGCCATTCTAACGGTCTCCTTTTCTGCCTGTTTCGGTCCCATTGCCGTTTTTGTGGTGGGCAGCGTCCTAGGGTACCAATGGTGCGAATTTTCTTTTTACGCTTTCTGGATTTTGACCTCCAACAGTTGCTGGAACGTTATCATTTACAGCGCCATGGACCGGAAATTCCGCCGGAGAACGAGGGAGCTGTTCTTTGGAAAGGTGCTGAAAAGGAAGCGGCGCTGCCCGGGTTCGAATGCAGGTACTGCTGGTCGTTGCGGGGCACTGCTCAAAGAAATACTGCACCATGAATGCGCTTAA